From a region of the Bdellovibrio bacteriovorus genome:
- a CDS encoding AI-2E family transporter, producing MIDFLKNKDVAVRWGFFLVLLAAFLFVNLPFLMPFLIAGVFALGLNDFVERLGKKLKIKRKPAIALTLLGGFAIFWIPISLAIYRLISYISQPEVIKTDKLVGQIHELKDLILGYLKKISGWTGTDIATPAADMANSLLRKSGEIVFQYSTEILGQLPAIFLASFVFVITLALLLSKAQAIKEFVFKYSLLKPDLTVRLIDVSKKSCSITLFSTLVIGLIQAGVIGIGSLIFGEGDFFLVLTLTFFVSFIPVIGAAPVGYLLAILAFIGGRTGNGVGLVVVATIAGSIDNILKPFMVGKENKISAVIGFTCVVGAIIMIGLPGLLIGPVIMNLFAGLSPLLLKREEPDLIQ from the coding sequence ATGATTGATTTTCTAAAAAACAAAGACGTCGCTGTACGCTGGGGATTTTTCCTGGTTCTATTGGCGGCGTTTCTATTTGTAAATTTACCGTTCTTAATGCCTTTCCTGATTGCCGGGGTGTTCGCACTGGGCCTGAATGACTTTGTAGAGCGCCTTGGAAAAAAACTAAAAATAAAAAGAAAACCCGCAATTGCTTTAACACTTCTAGGCGGCTTTGCAATTTTTTGGATTCCTATTTCTCTTGCGATCTATCGTCTTATTTCTTATATCAGCCAACCCGAAGTTATTAAAACAGATAAGTTGGTCGGACAGATACACGAACTCAAAGATTTAATACTGGGATATCTTAAAAAGATCTCGGGTTGGACAGGGACTGACATTGCCACTCCGGCAGCCGACATGGCCAATAGCCTGCTTCGTAAATCGGGCGAAATTGTTTTTCAGTACTCCACGGAAATTTTGGGACAACTGCCTGCCATCTTTTTAGCAAGCTTTGTTTTTGTTATCACCCTAGCTTTACTTTTATCAAAAGCTCAGGCGATTAAAGAATTCGTATTTAAATACAGCCTTTTGAAACCCGATCTGACAGTTCGACTGATTGATGTCTCTAAAAAAAGCTGTTCGATCACATTGTTTTCAACCTTGGTCATAGGCCTTATTCAAGCCGGTGTCATTGGGATCGGAAGTTTAATATTTGGTGAAGGAGATTTCTTCTTAGTCCTGACTCTCACCTTCTTCGTTTCCTTTATTCCGGTGATTGGCGCGGCACCCGTGGGTTATTTACTTGCGATTTTGGCCTTTATCGGCGGACGCACTGGAAATGGAGTCGGCCTGGTGGTTGTTGCGACCATCGCAGGTAGTATCGACAATATCCTGAAGCCCTTCATGGTAGGAAAAGAAAATAAAATCTCTGCCGTGATTGGATTTACCTGTGTCGTGGGGGCCATCATTATGATTGGCTTACCAGGTCTTCTGATTGGCCCGGTGATCATGAATCTTTTTGCAGGTTTAAGTCCGCTTCTTTTAAAGCGCGAAGAGCCTGATCTGATACAATAA
- a CDS encoding PilZ domain-containing protein, translating to MNTQIFITGTLTVPNVLKKENSFDCHIIENPYTLRSALQTTQGEKIVVVFLPFLEVRHFDIYAFLQKTIENVKTFFVVSELSAPMKMKLKTFKDFIVLWKTEEAHLAKDIQAYLNGKNLELRQDKREVHERRAMLSPSMLPFGTENRSFQPILGGAFENISLNGSCVKIKAPFYQKKDFITLSYQTKEGEYVNVEGQVRWTKWDEKNQSQELGVQFLTQA from the coding sequence ATGAATACACAGATCTTCATCACGGGAACACTGACAGTTCCAAATGTTTTAAAAAAAGAAAACAGCTTTGATTGTCACATCATTGAAAATCCATACACACTGAGATCGGCACTACAAACGACACAGGGGGAAAAAATCGTCGTCGTTTTTTTGCCATTTTTAGAAGTCCGTCATTTTGACATTTACGCATTCTTACAAAAGACGATAGAAAATGTGAAAACCTTCTTCGTTGTCAGCGAACTTTCCGCGCCGATGAAGATGAAGTTGAAAACTTTCAAAGACTTTATCGTCTTGTGGAAAACCGAAGAGGCTCACCTCGCCAAAGATATCCAAGCTTATCTTAACGGCAAGAATCTGGAACTGCGCCAAGACAAGCGTGAGGTGCATGAGAGGCGCGCCATGCTCAGCCCCTCTATGCTCCCCTTCGGCACCGAAAACCGAAGCTTCCAACCCATTTTAGGCGGAGCTTTTGAGAACATCTCTTTGAATGGGTCCTGTGTGAAGATCAAAGCCCCCTTCTATCAGAAAAAGGACTTCATCACCCTTTCCTATCAAACCAAAGAGGGAGAGTACGTGAATGTGGAAGGCCAAGTTCGCTGGACAAAGTGGGATGAAAAAAATCAAAGCCAGGAGTTGGGCGTCCAATTTCTAACACAGGCTTAA
- a CDS encoding CHASE domain-containing protein encodes MFLVLLIIISVSLLSWWTVKVHLEKEWNARLESEIGKVSSTIHREFSAYGQALLDTRAFIQSSGVPTGKQYQDYIESTELLKRSPGLQGIGFAQKIDRSEIPELERRMREQGVKDFKFWPDSERSLYTSVVMIEPDDWRNKKALGFDPYSDLTRRSAMDKALLSNALAMSDPVVLLSDESEGQKVLQGVLVYLPVSKVLDATGEAEPKNSLLGFAYSVIRINRFFNGAFGTPQFYEEKVNYKIEIYDRKLGRTLPLYERFPAKEEDRVVSDISVDREIQVLDKVWKLHFEPLPHFFNWYERYVPILFAFVTLIMLSVIFLALWSTQQFLKFSEKHQDSLALISKSKSEELALFRRLNAIIADISSSIEGSDLFEKFCHHLEDVFQIEDCVVFVRENRGPYEKRFQKVIDSFPEFLDLSAEFDSFLKEGVFALASNTESSRKVISFFSSEMQERLRESPYFMMRSVLHESGKSNSILIIVKGPKTLVDSKVLEYALASIVGQFAMSYDKAILLRKAEDANFMKSSFLANMSHEIRTPLGVIVGYSEILADDELDGEEKKQIVKSVKRNGKELARLIDDILDISKVEAGKLQFEMAQVNLESLIHEVKSVMEVRASDKKIQFNVAKLSNVPTYLFTDDIRLKQILVNVVGNAIKFTENGSVKLLYKTYVNEMQEEFLEFQIQDSGIGISERNRENLFKPFSQGDVSTTRKYGGTGLGLALSRRLAELLGGELFLLASSVGKGSTFCLRVPLRGVNKEFLNLRQTPVKKDFEEVEQGPVRDIDWNGLDLKNLLKDVRILLVEDSEDNQEIFQHFLKAAGADVVVADDGEKAVESAFKVEPDIVLMDIQIPKMDGKEATKRIRQRGFTKPVIALTAHALNEEVQSCLAAGCNGQITKPVSGELLVQEVYFYLNHRAEA; translated from the coding sequence GTGTTTCTCGTTCTCCTTATAATTATATCTGTCAGCTTGCTCAGCTGGTGGACCGTGAAAGTGCATTTGGAAAAAGAATGGAATGCACGTCTTGAATCTGAAATCGGAAAAGTCAGTTCGACCATTCATCGAGAGTTTTCAGCCTATGGTCAGGCCTTGTTAGATACGCGCGCATTTATTCAGTCAAGTGGAGTCCCAACGGGGAAGCAGTACCAAGATTATATAGAATCGACAGAACTGTTAAAGCGCTCTCCAGGACTTCAAGGTATTGGTTTTGCGCAAAAAATAGATAGATCTGAGATCCCTGAGCTTGAACGCAGGATGCGTGAACAGGGAGTTAAAGATTTTAAATTTTGGCCAGATTCTGAGCGCTCTCTTTATACATCGGTCGTAATGATTGAACCTGATGATTGGAGAAATAAGAAAGCTTTAGGGTTTGATCCGTATTCGGATCTTACACGGCGCTCGGCGATGGATAAGGCGTTATTATCCAATGCTCTAGCAATGTCGGACCCTGTCGTTCTGCTTTCTGATGAAAGCGAAGGTCAAAAGGTCCTCCAAGGAGTCCTAGTTTATCTTCCTGTTTCAAAAGTTTTAGATGCGACAGGAGAAGCTGAACCAAAAAATTCATTATTGGGTTTTGCCTATTCGGTGATTCGCATCAATCGCTTTTTTAATGGGGCTTTCGGGACGCCTCAATTTTACGAAGAAAAAGTGAACTACAAAATCGAGATCTATGACCGTAAACTGGGGCGAACTTTGCCGCTTTACGAGCGCTTCCCCGCCAAGGAAGAAGATCGGGTGGTCTCAGATATTTCCGTAGATCGTGAAATTCAGGTTCTTGATAAAGTGTGGAAATTGCATTTTGAACCGTTGCCTCATTTCTTTAATTGGTATGAGCGTTATGTGCCGATCCTTTTTGCCTTCGTCACGCTGATTATGTTGTCGGTCATTTTTCTAGCATTATGGTCGACACAACAATTTTTGAAGTTTAGCGAAAAACATCAGGATTCCCTGGCGCTCATCTCCAAAAGTAAATCCGAGGAGTTGGCGTTATTCCGTCGTTTGAACGCTATAATTGCAGATATTTCTTCATCCATCGAAGGCAGTGACCTTTTTGAAAAATTCTGTCACCATTTGGAAGATGTTTTTCAAATTGAAGACTGTGTGGTCTTTGTTCGCGAAAATCGCGGACCTTATGAAAAACGTTTTCAGAAAGTCATCGACAGCTTTCCAGAGTTCTTGGATTTATCTGCCGAATTTGACAGCTTCTTAAAAGAGGGTGTCTTTGCCTTGGCTTCTAACACAGAGTCTTCGCGCAAGGTGATTTCGTTTTTTAGTTCCGAGATGCAAGAGCGACTGCGTGAAAGTCCTTACTTCATGATGCGCTCGGTTTTGCATGAATCAGGTAAAAGTAATTCGATCTTGATTATCGTGAAGGGGCCTAAAACCTTGGTGGATTCGAAGGTTTTAGAATACGCCTTAGCAAGCATCGTGGGGCAATTTGCGATGTCCTACGATAAAGCGATTTTATTAAGAAAAGCAGAAGACGCGAACTTTATGAAGAGTTCCTTCTTGGCAAACATGAGTCACGAAATCCGCACCCCTCTGGGGGTGATCGTTGGTTACTCTGAAATTTTGGCTGATGATGAGCTCGACGGGGAAGAAAAAAAGCAGATTGTAAAAAGTGTGAAGCGCAACGGTAAAGAGCTCGCTCGTCTTATTGATGATATTTTAGATATCTCAAAGGTCGAAGCTGGAAAACTGCAGTTTGAAATGGCACAAGTGAACCTGGAAAGCCTGATTCATGAAGTGAAGTCCGTGATGGAAGTTCGCGCCTCTGACAAAAAAATTCAGTTCAACGTGGCGAAGCTTTCGAATGTTCCGACCTATCTCTTCACGGATGATATTCGTTTAAAACAAATTCTGGTGAATGTTGTGGGCAATGCCATAAAGTTCACGGAAAACGGAAGCGTAAAACTTCTTTATAAGACCTATGTGAACGAGATGCAGGAAGAATTCCTCGAGTTCCAGATTCAGGATAGCGGTATTGGTATCAGTGAAAGAAACAGAGAAAATCTTTTTAAGCCTTTCTCGCAAGGCGATGTTTCTACGACCCGTAAGTATGGCGGCACTGGTTTGGGTTTGGCCTTGTCGCGCCGTTTGGCAGAGCTTTTGGGTGGCGAGCTTTTTCTTTTGGCTTCGTCCGTGGGTAAGGGATCTACTTTTTGCCTTCGCGTCCCTCTGCGAGGGGTGAATAAGGAATTCCTGAACCTGCGTCAAACACCAGTTAAGAAAGACTTCGAAGAAGTTGAGCAGGGACCCGTGCGTGATATCGATTGGAATGGTCTTGATTTAAAAAATCTTTTGAAAGATGTGCGCATTTTGTTGGTGGAGGATTCTGAAGACAATCAAGAGATCTTTCAGCATTTTTTAAAGGCTGCGGGCGCTGATGTTGTTGTTGCGGACGACGGTGAAAAAGCCGTTGAAAGTGCCTTCAAAGTGGAGCCCGATATCGTACTTATGGATATCCAAATTCCGAAGATGGATGGTAAAGAAGCGACGAAGCGCATTCGTCAGCGTGGCTTTACGAAACCTGTGATTGCTTTGACTGCGCATGCACTCAACGAAGAAGTGCAAAGCTGCCTGGCCGCCGGGTGTAATGGTCAAATCACAAAACCGGTTTCGGGAGAGCTTTTGGTTCAAGAGGTGTATTTCTATTTGAATCATCGGGCGGAAGCATGA
- a CDS encoding Hpt domain-containing protein: MSGMTVPLDAKQKYLSRRLAELAKIQEMAHAPDWEFVIKVGHQIKGNAKTFEFPSLSHLGARLEEAGNVKDPHLLKDVCDELQANLESLNQNLTSSV; the protein is encoded by the coding sequence ATGAGTGGAATGACTGTGCCTTTGGATGCTAAGCAGAAATATCTTTCGCGCAGGCTAGCGGAGCTTGCAAAAATTCAAGAGATGGCCCACGCGCCCGATTGGGAGTTCGTAATAAAAGTGGGTCACCAAATAAAAGGAAACGCGAAAACTTTTGAGTTTCCTTCTCTAAGTCATTTGGGAGCTCGTTTGGAAGAGGCGGGAAATGTCAAAGACCCGCACTTACTAAAAGATGTGTGTGATGAGTTGCAGGCGAATCTCGAATCACTTAATCAAAACCTTACGTCGTCCGTCTAA
- a CDS encoding GlsB/YeaQ/YmgE family stress response membrane protein yields MLSSIILGFAVGIAAKILMPGKDPGGWIITCLLGIAGGTVAHILGTSAGYYRDYEPVGFIAAILGAMFILFLYRILVRRTT; encoded by the coding sequence ATGCTTTCATCCATCATTCTGGGTTTTGCTGTAGGTATTGCCGCAAAGATACTGATGCCTGGAAAGGATCCCGGTGGCTGGATCATCACTTGTTTATTGGGCATTGCCGGGGGAACTGTCGCCCACATCCTGGGAACATCCGCAGGATATTATCGCGACTACGAACCTGTCGGATTCATTGCTGCCATCCTCGGCGCGATGTTCATTCTTTTTCTATATCGGATTTTAGTTAGACGGACGACGTAA
- a CDS encoding sigma-54-dependent transcriptional regulator — MDKHKTILLIEDDLDLAELATAYFRQKNITVIHEENPLSALQQVVAQKITPDAIITDLNLPTINGMEFIKRLRAEGVQTPIILITVSNDVDVAVEAIEAGAYDFVVKPLHFPQLLISAQRAFKFNILSAENKTLKETLDISKGLHPEGIIGKSESIHRIMDLARRVSKSSSTVSITGESGTGKEVFAKAIHRWSPRNKKPFVAINCSAIPENLLESELFGHAKGAFTGAVDKKTGLFEEADGGTLFLDEIGDLNLTLQAKLLRVLQEKEIKRVGENQARPVDVRVIAATHKDLRLEVQEKRFREDLFFRLNVIPIKIPPLRERREDIIPLAEHFLKKFNTLNGTQIVGFKKNAKEFLLTHPWRGNVRELENTIERAVVLATGPEIDVSALTLFDEGTGSSAIVDDDKKNAFIFRFGEEVSSLHELEKKYVQFVYERHNRAKEMTAKALGIDRKTLYRKLQEIETT, encoded by the coding sequence ATGGACAAGCATAAAACAATTCTTCTGATCGAAGACGACCTAGATTTAGCAGAATTGGCCACGGCTTATTTTCGCCAAAAAAACATCACGGTGATTCACGAAGAAAACCCTCTCTCCGCGCTTCAACAGGTGGTAGCTCAAAAGATCACTCCTGATGCCATCATCACGGATTTAAATTTACCCACGATCAACGGGATGGAGTTCATCAAACGTTTGCGCGCAGAAGGAGTGCAAACTCCCATTATCCTCATCACCGTATCAAACGATGTGGACGTGGCGGTGGAGGCCATTGAAGCGGGTGCTTACGATTTTGTCGTGAAGCCATTGCATTTTCCGCAACTATTGATTTCGGCTCAGCGGGCATTTAAGTTCAACATTCTCAGTGCAGAAAATAAAACTTTGAAAGAAACTTTGGATATTAGTAAGGGGCTTCATCCAGAAGGTATCATCGGGAAAAGCGAAAGCATTCATCGAATCATGGATCTTGCACGCCGAGTTTCGAAAAGTTCTTCGACGGTATCTATCACAGGTGAAAGTGGTACGGGGAAAGAAGTTTTCGCCAAAGCGATTCATCGCTGGAGTCCTCGTAACAAAAAGCCTTTCGTGGCCATCAACTGCTCGGCAATTCCGGAAAACCTTTTAGAGTCAGAACTTTTCGGTCATGCCAAAGGTGCCTTCACCGGAGCGGTCGATAAAAAAACCGGACTTTTTGAAGAAGCTGACGGAGGCACCTTGTTCCTTGATGAAATCGGGGACTTAAATCTCACTTTACAAGCGAAGCTATTGCGTGTGCTTCAAGAAAAAGAAATCAAAAGAGTCGGCGAAAACCAAGCTCGTCCTGTCGATGTGCGCGTGATTGCCGCGACTCACAAAGATTTGCGCCTAGAAGTTCAAGAAAAGCGCTTCCGCGAAGACTTATTCTTCCGTCTAAATGTAATTCCCATCAAAATTCCACCTCTACGTGAAAGAAGAGAAGATATCATTCCTTTAGCTGAGCATTTCTTAAAGAAGTTCAACACTTTGAACGGCACACAAATCGTGGGCTTTAAAAAGAATGCCAAAGAGTTTTTGCTGACTCATCCGTGGCGCGGGAATGTGCGCGAATTAGAAAACACGATTGAGCGCGCCGTGGTCTTGGCAACAGGCCCTGAAATCGACGTAAGTGCTTTGACGTTGTTTGACGAGGGGACAGGAAGCTCGGCCATCGTTGATGACGACAAAAAGAATGCTTTTATCTTCCGCTTTGGTGAAGAAGTTTCCTCATTGCATGAGCTTGAAAAGAAGTACGTGCAGTTCGTTTATGAAAGACACAATCGTGCAAAAGAAATGACGGCGAAGGCCTTGGGTATCGATCGGAAAACTCTGTATCGCAAATTGCAAGAAATCGAAACGACTTAA
- a CDS encoding OmpA family protein, with the protein MMSIVRFLLPILLPITLVALFVEAQQPDTEMATAKMVGASNVAPVFFDPGAKVLTATEKAEMQAFVTTIRETQEIKSIKVLAWGDREYPDKKEKKASPKQIELAKARAEAIKKYLQEDLKVPSVDIHNMAERPSKLSEFFKTDDYEVKSSAEATGAAPTQNKRGFFEEMGRSTTALMLVVVE; encoded by the coding sequence ATGATGTCAATTGTTCGCTTCCTTTTACCGATTTTGCTGCCGATCACACTTGTCGCTTTGTTTGTGGAGGCGCAACAGCCGGACACCGAAATGGCCACGGCGAAAATGGTGGGAGCGTCGAATGTCGCACCGGTGTTCTTTGATCCGGGTGCGAAAGTTTTAACTGCAACCGAAAAAGCCGAGATGCAAGCTTTTGTAACGACAATCAGAGAAACCCAAGAGATCAAGTCGATCAAAGTTCTTGCCTGGGGGGATCGTGAGTACCCAGATAAGAAAGAAAAAAAGGCTTCACCAAAACAAATTGAATTGGCCAAAGCCCGTGCTGAAGCTATCAAAAAATATCTTCAAGAAGACCTGAAGGTTCCTTCCGTGGATATCCACAACATGGCCGAGCGTCCATCAAAATTAAGCGAGTTTTTCAAAACCGATGACTATGAAGTGAAGTCGTCCGCTGAAGCGACAGGAGCCGCGCCTACACAGAATAAGCGCGGCTTTTTCGAAGAAATGGGCCGTTCGACGACGGCCCTGATGTTAGTTGTTGTAGAATAG
- the lon gene encoding endopeptidase La: MSYVSGFIPVIPLKNSVLFPDISMPLRVGREKSISALQKALRENHWVVLLTQKSPHDNVEKMEDLYQVGTLAKVESFRMDEDGSYNIFVKAHQRVRVVQSRDQEGFFEVQSESVEDVGTMDKKTEEALLSSLRLLSDELLDLLPGNTRQVKDMLTEIEDLATLTNMCAAYADIAIAEKQEILQINVLRDRTLKLLDRLQELKERLKIQRGIRDKLNENFQQTQKETILREQMRVIREELGEGEGEDMYAKFKERIEKAGMTAEALELARSQLKRLETINSASPEHQMIRTHLELMLDLPWSKSSPEKEIDLEEAEKILNEDHYGLEKIKNRILQHLAVMKLRKTHQGSILLFIGPPGVGKTSLGKSIARALGKKYVRVSLGGVRDDAEIRGHRRTYIGALPGRIIAGIKKAGENDPVFILDEIDKLTRGFGGDPAAAMLEVLDPEQNNTFQDHYLDTPFDLSKVFFIATANSLEGIPLPLLDRMEVVDLTGYTLDEKKQIALKYLWPKQLREHGLSEESLKITDDAMVKLLTHYTREAGVRDLQRKIATICKFMSLKLVKSPDKTLTVNVKDLEEILGAERFSSDMIESLLPPGVVTGLAWTPVGGDILFVESASMPGSGQLLLTGQLGEVMQESAKIALSLLKSRLVLMDPLMDFSKKDVHVHVPAGAIPKDGPSAGVTMLTSIASLLLNKPVDPKLAMTGEISLRGSVMPVGGIKEKVIAAHRAGVREIIMCTKNEKDLREIPEEIRRSIQFHFVDDVNDVLKVALGVDLPRWNKFPIKPSGTPLLPAG; the protein is encoded by the coding sequence ATGTCTTACGTCTCAGGTTTTATCCCCGTGATCCCATTGAAGAATTCTGTGTTGTTTCCCGACATCAGCATGCCGCTTCGAGTAGGTAGAGAAAAAAGCATATCTGCCCTGCAAAAAGCTCTTCGTGAAAATCACTGGGTAGTCCTTCTAACACAAAAAAGTCCCCACGATAACGTGGAGAAAATGGAAGATCTTTATCAAGTGGGAACACTTGCTAAGGTGGAATCCTTCCGTATGGATGAAGATGGAAGCTACAATATCTTCGTGAAAGCGCATCAGCGAGTTCGCGTCGTGCAAAGCCGTGATCAGGAAGGTTTTTTTGAAGTGCAGAGTGAAAGCGTTGAAGACGTTGGCACGATGGATAAAAAAACAGAAGAAGCTTTGCTATCCAGCCTTCGTCTTTTAAGTGATGAATTATTAGATCTTCTTCCCGGCAACACACGTCAAGTGAAAGACATGCTGACCGAAATTGAAGATCTGGCCACGCTCACCAATATGTGTGCTGCGTATGCCGATATCGCCATCGCGGAAAAACAGGAAATTTTGCAAATCAATGTCCTTCGCGACCGAACGTTAAAACTTTTAGATCGCCTGCAAGAACTTAAAGAGCGCCTAAAAATTCAACGCGGAATTCGCGACAAGCTCAATGAAAACTTCCAGCAAACGCAAAAGGAAACCATTTTGCGCGAGCAAATGCGCGTGATCCGTGAAGAGCTTGGCGAAGGTGAAGGCGAAGATATGTACGCTAAATTCAAAGAGCGTATTGAAAAAGCCGGAATGACCGCCGAGGCACTGGAATTGGCACGCAGTCAGTTGAAGCGTCTTGAGACGATCAATTCCGCTTCACCTGAACACCAGATGATTCGCACGCATTTGGAATTAATGTTGGATCTGCCGTGGAGCAAATCTTCTCCTGAAAAAGAAATTGACCTGGAAGAGGCGGAAAAGATTCTGAATGAAGACCATTATGGTCTAGAGAAAATTAAAAACCGCATCTTGCAACATCTAGCCGTGATGAAGTTGCGTAAAACTCATCAAGGTTCGATCTTGCTGTTCATTGGACCTCCAGGAGTAGGTAAAACTTCGTTAGGAAAAAGTATTGCTCGCGCTCTAGGCAAAAAATACGTTCGCGTCAGCTTAGGTGGCGTTCGCGATGATGCGGAGATTCGCGGTCATCGTCGCACTTACATTGGCGCCCTGCCCGGTCGAATTATTGCTGGAATTAAAAAAGCCGGCGAAAACGATCCTGTCTTCATTCTAGATGAGATCGATAAATTGACTCGCGGCTTTGGCGGCGACCCGGCGGCAGCTATGCTGGAAGTTTTAGATCCAGAGCAAAACAACACCTTCCAAGATCACTATTTAGATACGCCGTTTGACTTATCTAAAGTGTTCTTTATTGCGACAGCCAACTCTTTAGAAGGCATTCCTTTGCCTCTTTTAGATCGCATGGAAGTCGTTGATCTTACGGGTTACACTTTGGACGAGAAAAAACAGATTGCGCTTAAATACCTTTGGCCAAAACAACTTCGCGAGCACGGCTTAAGTGAGGAATCACTGAAGATCACCGATGATGCCATGGTGAAGTTATTAACTCACTACACACGTGAGGCCGGTGTTCGAGATCTGCAAAGAAAAATAGCGACGATCTGTAAGTTCATGAGTTTGAAGCTTGTGAAATCACCAGATAAAACTTTGACCGTGAATGTGAAAGATCTTGAAGAGATCTTGGGCGCTGAAAGATTCTCATCCGATATGATTGAAAGTCTTTTACCGCCTGGCGTGGTGACCGGTCTTGCTTGGACCCCAGTGGGTGGTGACATCCTCTTTGTCGAGTCAGCCTCCATGCCGGGTTCAGGGCAATTGCTATTAACAGGTCAATTAGGCGAGGTCATGCAAGAATCGGCTAAGATCGCTCTGAGTTTATTGAAGTCACGATTGGTTCTTATGGACCCATTGATGGATTTCAGTAAAAAAGACGTGCACGTCCATGTGCCAGCGGGTGCTATTCCCAAAGATGGACCTTCTGCGGGCGTCACAATGCTGACCTCGATAGCGTCTTTGTTATTGAATAAACCCGTCGATCCGAAGCTAGCCATGACCGGCGAGATTTCATTACGAGGAAGCGTCATGCCTGTGGGTGGTATTAAAGAGAAAGTGATAGCAGCACACCGTGCGGGCGTGCGAGAGATCATCATGTGTACTAAGAACGAAAAAGATCTTCGTGAAATCCCCGAAGAAATTCGTCGCAGTATTCAATTCCACTTTGTCGATGACGTGAACGATGTTTTGAAAGTCGCTTTGGGAGTGGATCTTCCACGCTGGAACAAGTTTCCTATCAAACCTTCGGGAACTCCCCTGCTGCCAGCAGGGTGA